DNA from Candidatus Glassbacteria bacterium:
GAAAAATTTCTGGCGGCTCTGGCCCAGCCCCAGTCCGGATATTCCGCCCGATCCCAGCGCGATCCGGCTCTGGTAGGCCTGGTAGCCGATCCCGGATTTGTCAACGCCGCTTTCCAGAAAGCTGCTCAGCCGCTCGCTGCGGTAACCGACCTTCATCACGTACTTATAGGTCACCAGCGGCGTCACCATCAGCCCGATCAGCAGGATGTGCGCCGGTTTGATCCCGCCGATAAATCCGACAGTGAACACCATTATCAGCAGCACGGCGGCCATGCTGAGGTCCGGCTGTTTGACCACCAGCAGGAAGAAAATCCCGATAAAAATCAGGAACGGCATGAAGCCGCCGCGGAAACTGCGGATATTTTCGCGCTTGCGCACCAGATAGCCCGCCGCCCAGCAGACCAGGAAAAACTTCGCCAGCTCTGAGGGCTGGAAGTTTAGCGGCCCTAGATGAATCCAGCGCCGCGCCCCGCCGATCACGGGAGCCAGCTTGTAGGTGCCCGGTAACAGGCAGATCAGCAGCAGGGCGGCGGTAACCAGCAGAGCCAGGAAACTGACAGCCCGCATCCGGTGGTAGTCGATCCGGGAGGCGACCAGCATGACCACGATCCCGATCGCGGCGCGGAGCGCCTGTTTCTCCAGATAGGCGAAACTGCTCAGGCTCTCGCTACGGGCGGAGATATTGGTGGCGCTGAGGATCACGATGATCCCGGCCAGGGCCATCACCACCGAGATAACCATCAGCCTGCCGCCCTGCCTGGAGGTGTCCGCCTGTACGTTTTTACCTGCCATGTCGCGCCATCTCCGTTACGATCCGTTTGAACTCGTCGCCGCGTTCCTCGTAGCTGGCGAACATGTCGAAACTCGAACAACCGGGCGACAGCAGAACCACGTCGCCCGCCTCCGCCTGTTTCCTTGCCTTGATTAGCGCATCTTCGAGGCTGCCCGCGCCGGTAACCGCAACCGCATCGCCCAGGTCCCGGCCGATAATCCCGGCCGCCTCGCCGATTGCGATCACAGCCCGTGCTTTCGATCCCAGCTCCCCGGCCAGCGGTGCGAATGACGAGCCCTTGTGGCGGCCGCCCATGATCAGCACCAGCGGCCCCGGGAAACTCTGGACGGCCCGCAGCACCGAATCGACCGTGGTGGCTTTGGAGTCATTGAAATAGGCGATCCCGTCGAGATCATCAACCGGTTCCAGACGATGAGGCAGGCCGCCGAATCCGGTAATCGCCCGGCCAATCGAGGCCTCATCGGCCCCGCAGGCCGCCGCCGCGGCGGTTGCGGCCAGGACATTCTCCAGGTTGTGCGTTCCGCGCAGCCGGATACAATCCAGTGAAACCACTTCCACGCTTCCTCCCTCGGGTGCGCGCAGCCGCACCGCCCCATCCTCGACAAAAGCCAGGCTGCCCGTGTGACGAGACAGACTGAACCGGGCTGCGGGAACCTCGCCGGCAAGCTCCGCTCTGGCCCCGATTTCCCTGTCGCCGGCATTGAGCACCGCCAGGTCGCCGCCGCCCATCCGTTCGAATATGCGGAATTTCATCCGGTAATAGTGCTCCAGAGTGTCGTAACGCTCCAGGTGGTCGGGCGAGAGATTGAGCAGCACTGCCATCCGGGGGTGGAAACTTTCGGTAGTGTGGAGCTGAAAGCTGCTGATTTCCGCCACCAGTACTGCCTCGTCCTTCAGGTTTCGCACCGCATTGCAGAGCGCCAGTCCGATATTACCGGCCAAGGTGTTTTTAATTCCCGCCTCGGCCAGCATCAGCCCCAGCAGGCTGACAGTGGTTGATTTGCCGTTCGTGCCTGTCACGGCCAGGATCGGCAGCGGAGAATACCAGTAGGCGATTTCGATTTCGCCGAAAACCGGGACGCCATCCAGCTCCGGGCTGGCGAACAGTTCTCCGCGCTCGTCGATACCCGGGCTGAGAACGATGAAATCACTGCCCGCTGCAAAAGCCGCTGTCTGCTCGCCCAGACTGATCGTCGCGCCGCGAGCGGCCAGGGGACGGCAGTTTTTTTCGAGTTCCGCGCTGGAAGTGCTGTCGGTCAGGCGGACCCTGTATCCGCGGTCGAGCAGCAGTTCCGCTGCGGCGATCCCGCTGCGTCCGGCTCCGAAAACCGTTACCGTGGCCGTGGCCTCCACCAGCGGGCCGGGAGTGGGGTGGGGGACAAGTTCGACAGACATCGCCCGCTCGTTCACGCTCCCTCCGACTCCGTCATTTGCTCGATAACCCTTTCCAGCCGAATCCTGCGACTGGCCTTGACCAGCAGCAGCTCGCCGCCGCCGAGGTTTTTATTTAGAATCGCCCAGGCTTCATCCGCGTCCGAGGCGGTAAAAATTTTTGCCGCCTCGCCGCCGGCATCCATCCAGGCATTTTTCATATCTCCGGCGTACTCGCCGACCATCACGGCCATGTCCAGTCCGCGGGCGGCGGCATCGGCGGCAAGCTGCTCGTGAAGCCGGCGGGCGGCGGGTCCCAGCTCCAGCATCTGTCCCAACACCGCCACCCTGGGACCGTCATGGCGCAAAGCCATCAGGGTATTCAGCGCCTCGGCCATCGAGAGGGGATTGGCGTTGTATGAATCGTCCAGCACGGTCCAGCGGCCGATCCGCCGCAGCGTTCCGCGCATCTCCATCGGCCGTACCGCCTCAAGACCCTCTTTGATTTTCAGGTCGTCCAGGCCGAGTGCCCTGCCTGCCGCCACGGCGGCAAGGGCGTTGAGCACGTTGTAACGGCCGGGAAGGGCGAGTTCGATCCGGGGGCCGTCGGCGAGCGTGAAAGATGGCGCGCCGCTGTCGTCCAGTTCGAGAGCCGCCGCCGCGATATCGTTGCCCGGTTCCAGCCCGAAGGTGACTGTCCGCTCGAACCTGCCGGGAACGTAATCGCTGAGCAGCTTATCGTCTCCGCAATAGATACATGTTCCGCCGGGGGTGGTTTCCTCGAAAAGCTCGGTTTTGGAATGCAGCACGCCTTCCAGGCTGCCGAAGCCCTCGAGGTGAGCGGGAGCGACATTGGTGATCACCGAAATATCCGGCCGGACCATCCGCGCCAGCTCCCTGATTTCTCCCGGGTGGTTGGCGCCGAGTTCGGCAACCAGCAGCTCGGTACCCTCCGGCATCGAGAGCAGGGTCAGCGGCACGCCGACATGGTTGTTGAAGTTGCCGACGGTGGCGTGGGTCCGCCAGCTCGTGCGGACAACCGCGGAGATCATTTCCTTGGTCGTGCTCTTGCCGTTGGAGCCGGTGACTGCAATTACCCGAAGGCCGGAAGCCAGCTGCCGGAGGTGGGCGCCGAGGTGCTGCAGAGCTTTAAGCGTATCGGCGGTCTCGAAATACTGGAGTCCCTCCGGCCGGGGATAGTTTTTCACTGACGGTCCGACAAGCGCGCCCATCGCGCCGGCCTGGGCCGCCTGTTCCAGGAACGCGTTGGCGTCAAACGATTCACCACGCAGAGCGACAAACAACCGGCCATCGCAGTTGGAGCGGGTATCGGTGGCGACTCCCCGGTATGTCCTCTCCGCGGTATCGCCGCCCAGGTTGCAGCCTGGGAGCGCGGCGATGATCTTGGACGTTGTCAGTTCCATGCTCCGTTCAAACGTTCAGTCTGAGGTCCTGGTAAAGAAGAAGTTCGCCCTGATGGTCGAACACGAGTACTTTCAGTCGGCTGTAGCTAGCAGGTCGGTCTTCCAGTGGTATCGCGACTTCCACCAGCTTGAACCGGCGGATTGCGTAACTGTCACCCGAGGTGAAATTCAATGCATTGCCCGGCAGAACTTGAAAATCAGGATAGGTGCCGTAGCGATCGAGAATTCCGCTGTCGTGCTCGGCCAGCAGCACCAGGTAGCCCGTGGCCACGCTTTCGTCTTCACCGTTGTTCACCAGCCGGAAGCTCACTTTCAGGCTGTCCTGTTCGGGCATGACCATCAGTTCCTCGATCGTGATGCGCTTCGAGTACGAGCCGGGCGAAACTTCCATCGTGTCGCCGTTGGCGCCGATCACCAGCACGGCGCCCCGGCGTTTCTCGACAAGACTGCGCAGGGAATCGACCCGTGCCTCGCGCTGCACAAGCTGCTCGCGGAGTATCCGGGCCGAGCCGGCCAGCTGCTGGTGCTCTGTTTTCAGCCGGTTGTAATTAACCATCGAGTAGACAGCCGCGGTGGCCAGGCAGATGACCAGCACGAAAGCCAGGACCACTTCCTTGATCGAGATTTCGATGGTCAGCGGTTCGTGGCGGTTGCTGACCATCATGATCGTGATCGTATTTTTTTTCAATTTGCATCCCCCTGTTTCCGCTGCGGGTTGACCGCGGAGCCTTTGGCCGGCTCGCCGGCCATCGAAAATGTTTTTCTGCCGCCTGTCTCCGCCGCGGGCATGGCGACCAGGAGGATAGTCTGGCCTTCCACGATCCTGCTGGCGGGCGGCAGGTCCTGCGAGATAACCTTGACGGTACCGTCGACCTTGACTTTCAAGCCCAGAGAAGTCAGCGTGGCCACAGCTTTGCGCACGGGCATACCCCGCACGTCGGGCATCGACGATGGATCCGGCCGGTCCGGTTGAACGCTTGAGAGCGGCGCCGAGCCTGTTCCGCTGCTGGAGGGCGAGACTGAGGAGTTATTGTCGCCGACGGCCATCAGGTGGTGGTCCGGGAGATCGAGCCTGGAGCGGTCGATCACGCTGCTGGCCGAAAGCATTGTGTTGCGGATAATCTCTCCGAACACGGGCGCCGCGCTTGCGCTTCCCCAACGGAAGCTGAAAGACGGCTCGTTGATCATGACAAAAATCGCCAGCTGAGGGTCGTCGGCTGGGAAGAAGCCGCCAAACGAACTGATATAGCCATTTCCTCCATAACCGGTGCCGGGGTCGGCTTTCATGCTCGTGCCGGTCTTGCCGGCCACGGGAAAGCCGTGGACTTTGGCAGTAGTGCCGGTACCGTTATCAACCGCCCGCACCATCGCCCTGCACACCAGCTTCGCTATCTCCGGGTCTACAGCCTGGCGGACTTCGCGGGGTTTGGAGGAGTGGCAGACATTGCCGTGCTCGTCGGTTATCGCGGCGATGACTGTCGGCTCGTAGAGCTTTCCCCCGTTGGCCAGCGCGGCATAGCCCATCGCCATCTGCAGGGGCGTGACCAGCAGTCCATAGCCGATCGCCAAACTGGTTTTGGTGGTACGGTCCCAGCGGTCGGGCTGCAGGAGACGCCCGCGGTCCTCGCCGCTGAACTCACTGCCGGTGTAGTTGCCGAATCCGAACGAGCGCAGGGCGCGGTAAAGCTCATTGTCACCAGCGGACTGGACCAGTTTGGCCATGCCGATGTTGCTCGATTTGGCGAGGACCTCGGCGAACGACAGGCGGCCGTATTGGTGGACATCGCGGATTGTCCGCCGGCCGAGACGCCAGGTGCCGTTTTCGCAGAAGACGGAATCGTCGAAGCTGACATGCCCGCCGCTGATCAGGGCGCAGGCGACGAACGGCTTGAAAGTCGAGCCGGGTTCAAACGGGAGGTTGGTGGCCAGGTTCCGGAAATCGCCATCGCCGAACGAGCGCGTGACGTTCAGATCGATACTCGGATAGCTGGCCATCGCCAGGATTTCGCCGGTGGAGGGCCTGACAGCCACTACGCAGCCGTTCTTGGCTCCGCTGGTCGTGACACTGCGGCGCAGGGCTTCCTCGACAATTTCCTGGAAATCGGCCTCGATAGTCAGCCGCACGCTGCAGCCGTTGGACTGCTGTTCCAGCGGGTAGTCGAGCATGTTATAAGGCTTGCCGCGGGCATCACGCTGCACCACCAGCCAGCCCGGCGCGCCGCGTAACTGCTGGTCCAGGGCGAACTCGATCCCGGTCAGGCCCACCTCGTCGACTCCGACATAGCCGATCAGCTGGGCGGCGAGCGCGTGGTGTGGGTAGTAGCGCTTGGAGGATGGCACGAACCCGATACCAGGCAGGTTCATCCGGCGCAGTTCACGCACCTTTAGCGGGCTTACTTTCTGCTGAATCATCACGAACGGCCGCTGCCGGCCGATCCTCTTCATGATATTATCGCCGGGCAGGTCGAGATGGGTGGCGAGGGCGGAAGCTGTTTTACGGCGGTCGGTGATCCGGGAGGGCACCGCGTAGACATCCAGCCCCTCGGCAGAGACGGCAAGCGGTTCGCCGGAGACGTCGAGGATATCTCCCCGGCGGGGCCGGAGGATAATTTTCTGCTTGTGCTGACGGTCCGCCTCGGCGAGGTAATGCTCGCGCTGCAGTACCTGAATCCGGAACAGATGCCCGGAAATCAGGCCGGCCAGCAGCACCAGGCACCAAAACACAAGAGACAGACGCGTGCGTGCCATGCGAGGAGTCAAAACAGACCTCTTAGGGGGCTTGGGTTAGCGCTCGCCAGTCCGCCGGCCCTCCGGGGCCGGGGCGGTGATCCTGATCCATCGAATCCGTTCGGGGCTGGGAAAATCCAGGTCCAGATGTTCGCGGACAAAGGATACGATTCGCGAACGAGACATAGCGGTCTGTTTTTGTCCCAGCAGAACGGACTGTTCAGTAATCAAATTATTTTTTTCTGAGTTCAGCTCCTGAACGTCGATCAGTAACTGCTGGCCGACGGCATGCTTATAGACCAGCAGGAACGACATGGCCAGCAGGCACAGCATCACCATGGCGCCCACCGACATGAAATTGCGCCGGGATTCGTGACGAATCTCGACACTTTTCCTTTTATATGCGGAAACGTACGGATTCAATTCTCAAACCGCTCCCCGGCGCTTTCGCCGTTATCCAGTCTGCGTACCGCCCGCAGCAGGGCCGAGCGGCTGCGGGAATTTCGTTCCACTTCCGTGCTGGCCGGGCGGACCGGTCTGCGGGTAACCTTCACCGCCCGAGGCAGCTTGCCGCAGGCGCAGAACGGCAGTTCCGGCGGGCAGACGCAACCTGCGGTAAGTTCGGCGAAGAAGCGTTTCACAATCCGGTCCTCCAGGCTGTGATAGGAGATAACAACCAGCCTGCCGTTAACTGCGAGCATATCGAACAACTGCTCCAGCCCACTGCGAAGCGCGCCCAACTCATCGTTGACCGCGATCCTGAGAGCCTGGAAAACCTGGACGACATTTTTTCGCTCCACCTGGCGGGGAACGGCCGTGCGAACTATCCGTGCCAACTCCGCGGTGGATTCCAGCGGTTTATCCCGGCGGGATTCCAATATTCTGCGGGCGATTCTCCGGCTGTATCTGCTTTCGCCCCAGCGACGGAAGATTTCCGCCAGCTCGTCTTCATCGCTCCCGTTCAGCAGCCGGGCGGCGGTGATGCCGTCGTCCGCGTCCATCCGCATGTCCAGCGGGCCGTCCCTGTCACAGGAGAACCCGCGCTCCGGTGTGTCGAGCTGGTGGGAACTCACTCCCAGATCCAGCAGAACACCATCGAGGCTTAGTCCTTTATATAGATCCCCGGCGTCCCGGAAATTGCCCTGTTTCAGTGTCACCCTGTCGGCGAATCCGGCCAGGTTTTTCCCGGCCCGCTTAACGGCGTCGCAGTCCCGGTCCAGTCCGAAAAGC
Protein-coding regions in this window:
- the ftsW gene encoding putative lipid II flippase FtsW; this encodes MAGKNVQADTSRQGGRLMVISVVMALAGIIVILSATNISARSESLSSFAYLEKQALRAAIGIVVMLVASRIDYHRMRAVSFLALLVTAALLLICLLPGTYKLAPVIGGARRWIHLGPLNFQPSELAKFFLVCWAAGYLVRKRENIRSFRGGFMPFLIFIGIFFLLVVKQPDLSMAAVLLIMVFTVGFIGGIKPAHILLIGLMVTPLVTYKYVMKVGYRSERLSSFLESGVDKSGIGYQAYQSRIALGSGGISGLGLGQSRQKFFYLPAAHTDFIFSIIGEEIGFLGTMAVLAAFLALCITGVKVARGSPDYYGFLLASGLTMMIFCSALLHMAVVSGLTPTTGLPLPFFSYGGTNLVTTLWSIGIIINISRAGARGAHSGKV
- the murD gene encoding UDP-N-acetylmuramoyl-L-alanine--D-glutamate ligase: MSVELVPHPTPGPLVEATATVTVFGAGRSGIAAAELLLDRGYRVRLTDSTSSAELEKNCRPLAARGATISLGEQTAAFAAGSDFIVLSPGIDERGELFASPELDGVPVFGEIEIAYWYSPLPILAVTGTNGKSTTVSLLGLMLAEAGIKNTLAGNIGLALCNAVRNLKDEAVLVAEISSFQLHTTESFHPRMAVLLNLSPDHLERYDTLEHYYRMKFRIFERMGGGDLAVLNAGDREIGARAELAGEVPAARFSLSRHTGSLAFVEDGAVRLRAPEGGSVEVVSLDCIRLRGTHNLENVLAATAAAAACGADEASIGRAITGFGGLPHRLEPVDDLDGIAYFNDSKATTVDSVLRAVQSFPGPLVLIMGGRHKGSSFAPLAGELGSKARAVIAIGEAAGIIGRDLGDAVAVTGAGSLEDALIKARKQAEAGDVVLLSPGCSSFDMFASYEERGDEFKRIVTEMARHGR
- a CDS encoding UDP-N-acetylmuramoyl-tripeptide--D-alanyl-D-alanine ligase, whose translation is MELTTSKIIAALPGCNLGGDTAERTYRGVATDTRSNCDGRLFVALRGESFDANAFLEQAAQAGAMGALVGPSVKNYPRPEGLQYFETADTLKALQHLGAHLRQLASGLRVIAVTGSNGKSTTKEMISAVVRTSWRTHATVGNFNNHVGVPLTLLSMPEGTELLVAELGANHPGEIRELARMVRPDISVITNVAPAHLEGFGSLEGVLHSKTELFEETTPGGTCIYCGDDKLLSDYVPGRFERTVTFGLEPGNDIAAAALELDDSGAPSFTLADGPRIELALPGRYNVLNALAAVAAGRALGLDDLKIKEGLEAVRPMEMRGTLRRIGRWTVLDDSYNANPLSMAEALNTLMALRHDGPRVAVLGQMLELGPAARRLHEQLAADAAARGLDMAVMVGEYAGDMKNAWMDAGGEAAKIFTASDADEAWAILNKNLGGGELLLVKASRRIRLERVIEQMTESEGA
- a CDS encoding transpeptidase family protein, translating into MARTRLSLVFWCLVLLAGLISGHLFRIQVLQREHYLAEADRQHKQKIILRPRRGDILDVSGEPLAVSAEGLDVYAVPSRITDRRKTASALATHLDLPGDNIMKRIGRQRPFVMIQQKVSPLKVRELRRMNLPGIGFVPSSKRYYPHHALAAQLIGYVGVDEVGLTGIEFALDQQLRGAPGWLVVQRDARGKPYNMLDYPLEQQSNGCSVRLTIEADFQEIVEEALRRSVTTSGAKNGCVVAVRPSTGEILAMASYPSIDLNVTRSFGDGDFRNLATNLPFEPGSTFKPFVACALISGGHVSFDDSVFCENGTWRLGRRTIRDVHQYGRLSFAEVLAKSSNIGMAKLVQSAGDNELYRALRSFGFGNYTGSEFSGEDRGRLLQPDRWDRTTKTSLAIGYGLLVTPLQMAMGYAALANGGKLYEPTVIAAITDEHGNVCHSSKPREVRQAVDPEIAKLVCRAMVRAVDNGTGTTAKVHGFPVAGKTGTSMKADPGTGYGGNGYISSFGGFFPADDPQLAIFVMINEPSFSFRWGSASAAPVFGEIIRNTMLSASSVIDRSRLDLPDHHLMAVGDNNSSVSPSSSGTGSAPLSSVQPDRPDPSSMPDVRGMPVRKAVATLTSLGLKVKVDGTVKVISQDLPPASRIVEGQTILLVAMPAAETGGRKTFSMAGEPAKGSAVNPQRKQGDAN
- the rsmH gene encoding 16S rRNA (cytosine(1402)-N(4))-methyltransferase RsmH, whose protein sequence is MSEQAAYHIPVMVEQVLESLDAGSGGRFLDGTLGGGGHARALLEAAPEDVQLFGLDRDCDAVKRAGKNLAGFADRVTLKQGNFRDAGDLYKGLSLDGVLLDLGVSSHQLDTPERGFSCDRDGPLDMRMDADDGITAARLLNGSDEDELAEIFRRWGESRYSRRIARRILESRRDKPLESTAELARIVRTAVPRQVERKNVVQVFQALRIAVNDELGALRSGLEQLFDMLAVNGRLVVISYHSLEDRIVKRFFAELTAGCVCPPELPFCACGKLPRAVKVTRRPVRPASTEVERNSRSRSALLRAVRRLDNGESAGERFEN